The proteins below come from a single Bacillus sp. SM2101 genomic window:
- a CDS encoding ABC transporter permease, which translates to MNSFIVLTKKEFVQMLRDYKLIWLPLIFIILGITQPVVTLFLPSIIESLGGGTGITIDPSIYTQSGGEVLASTFGSQFDQLGLIILIISTMGIIHTDKVNGMLAFILTRPVNIISYISGKVIPNFLMASFGVIIGFFVSYLYVIYLFTHVSFSRMIIAMLFYLVWVLFIVTFTTMISTIFNSQGLIAILSIVFLLGCRMILGLNPIMDFVNPAIMSKNGMEVLATGSISSSAAGNLFITLIWVALILFVINYWISNKKYNK; encoded by the coding sequence ATGAATAGCTTTATTGTCCTAACTAAAAAAGAATTTGTACAGATGTTACGTGATTATAAATTAATTTGGCTTCCTCTTATTTTTATCATCCTAGGGATAACTCAACCAGTGGTCACACTTTTTTTACCATCAATCATTGAATCATTAGGAGGGGGGACAGGTATTACAATTGATCCAAGTATATATACCCAAAGCGGAGGAGAAGTACTTGCAAGCACTTTTGGCTCACAATTTGATCAACTTGGACTTATCATTCTTATCATTTCAACAATGGGTATCATACACACAGATAAAGTAAATGGTATGTTGGCATTTATTTTAACAAGACCTGTTAATATTATTTCATATATAAGTGGAAAGGTTATACCAAATTTCTTAATGGCGTCTTTTGGTGTAATAATAGGATTCTTTGTTTCTTATCTATATGTTATTTATCTATTTACACATGTTTCATTTTCACGAATGATTATTGCTATGTTATTTTATCTTGTATGGGTACTATTTATTGTCACATTTACAACGATGATTAGTACTATCTTTAACAGTCAAGGACTTATCGCGATTCTTTCCATTGTCTTTCTACTAGGGTGTAGAATGATACTCGGTTTGAACCCTATTATGGACTTTGTTAATCCTGCTATAATGAGCAAAAATGGTATGGAAGTGCTAGCTACAGGGTCAATAAGTTCTAGTGCTGCCGGTAATTTGTTTATAACACTTATATGGGTTGCACTTATACTTTTTGTAATAAATTATTGGATTTCCAACAAAAAGTATAATAAATAG